One Corynebacterium matruchotii genomic window, TGCCGCCGATACTCCGGCGCCACCTCCACCGCTGAATAGCCCAGGTAGCCGTCGGTGATGGTCCCGCGTGTAATCGCCACGGTCCGCCCGTCGATAAGCAATCGCCCAAACCCCATCTCCCCATCAATTTGGGTACGCAATAATTCCAGCGCCCGGCGGGGGAGCGGCTTGCCCCGAAAATGGTAGAGCCGCAGCCAATCGTCATCGGGTTGGGTGTCGATGCGGAACTCGGCATGCTTTTCGACGCTCACCTCGTCGCCCAACTTCCGCGCCATCACAATAATCTCCGGGCCCAGCCGTTCGACCAGCTTTTCGACGACCCGGCCAATGCGCTCCGGGATCAACACCAGCGGCGGCAACCCATGGCGGGAATAAAACTCGTGAATCTCCGCCACCGGCACCGGATCGAACAGGGCTGATGGCCCCAACGGCGCCGCCGAATTCGACCGTTCGGTAATGCCATCCCCGGCACGCAACAGCCACTGGCCCACCTGCCGGTGTTCGATACCCGGAAATGCTTTCGAATACGCCACCTCCAATTTGCGGATATCAGAGTTGCGGATCGTGCGGGGGCTGAGCTTTTTCACGATCTTAATGTCCGCCGCCGGCACCACAATGCCATTCTTGAACGAGGGCATGCCCCCAATGTCTTGGGGTCGGATAACGGTTTCGGTGGGGGTGACACTCACAATATGGCCGATGATGTCAGAGAATTTATCCTCCATCTCGGGGGCGATGCGGCGCAGCACCACCCGGTCGCCTGGTTGCACCTCGTCGCTGCGGAAAATCCTAGACATCGTCGTGTCCAAACGGGTCGGGGTCAACACCTGGCATCCAGGTGAGGCCGGCATCGGGGGTCCAGCCTTCGCGTTTGATGGCCTTTTTCCCAGCGCGTTTCCACCGGCCTTGGAGCACATCGGCGTAGACGAATCCGTCGAGGTGACCGACCTCGTGTTGGAAGCAGCGGGCCAGAAAACCGGTGCCTTCCTCCGATACTTCTTCCCCGTTTTCGTTGAGCCCGGTGACTTTTGCCCAGGTGGCGCGGCCGGTGGGGAAGCTGAGGCCGGGGAGGGAGAGGCAGCCTTCGTCGTCGGAGCCGTCGACGGCGGGCATGCCTTCGGGTATGTCCGAGGTTTCGAGGACCGGGTTGATGAAGCAGCCGCGGTGGATGACGCCCTCATCGTCGGGGCAGTTATAGACGAAAATGCGTTTTCCCACCCCGATTTGGTTGGCTGCCAAGCCCACACCGTGGGCTTTCTCCATGGTCTCGAACATATCGTCGATGAGTTCGCGGAGAGTGTCGATCGGTTCTGTCACAATCGCAGTTGGTTGATGTAAGACGGGAGTACCGTAAATAACGATGGGACGTACAGTCATGTCATACAGTGTAAACATGCTTGAGCCGATAGATCTGCTTGCCTTTGAAGAAACCGCTCCAAAAAGTATTGGGGCAAAGGAGGACGCCATTCGCACTCAGTTGGGGTTGAGCCCGGTACGCTATTATCAGCGCCTTAATATAGCCATTGATCTACCCGAGGTTATGGCACAATATCCCCAGCTCACTGCGCGGCTACGGCGCATCCGCGACCAGCGCGCCACTGAGCGCACAACCGGCTTAAGTAAGGAAACCGACTATGCCTGATATACAACCCCAGCGTGAACTGCCCTTGCGGGGAGTAGCCATGATTTTGATATCCGTCGCTTTGCTTTTGGCGATGTGGGGAATTTATTCCATGACTGGTGGGAAGTCCGCCAAGGTGCATAATGCCGCCAGTACCGATAGCGCTGCAGCCAGTGTTGCGCCTGCTCAGCCGGCTGCCCCGGCTGGTCCTGTTACTAGCGCTCCCGGTGTACCGGCCCCGAGTTCGGGCGCTCCGGCGCCGGCCTCGGCCCCGGCTGGTGCTGCGGCTTCGGGTGCCGTCGCCCCTGGCGCCCCGAGTGGTGCGACTGCCGGGACTGCTGGCGCTGCGGGGGCGTCGACAAGCGCCGGCGATAAATCGGCGGTGACCGTGCATGTTTTGAATAATTCCACCATCCAGGGGCTGGCGGCGAAGGCGAAGGAGCAGTTGACCCGTCAGGGCTATCGGGTCGGGCAGGTGGGGAATTATTCACGCTCGGTAGTGCCACAGAACACGGTTTATTACACTGATAATGAGCAACAAGCCCGCGAGCTTGCCGAGAAGGTCGGTGGGGTTGCGCAGCAGCGTCCGGCGGATTTACCGGCGGAGACAGCTGGACCGGGTTCCCTTGTTGTGGTTCTAGCCACGAGTTTTAATTAAAGATAAGGTTTTTATGCAAGAGTTTCACGCCTCCGCACAGCCGACCCTTGGGGTGGAATGGGAGGTGGCCTTGATTGATCCTGTCACCCGCGACCTGGTTTCCCGTGCCGCCGATGTGGTGGCTTTGGTGCAGGCCGAGCATCCCGAGATTCATTTGGAGCGGGAGTTTCTCGCTAATACGGTGGAGTTGGTGACGCCGGTGTGCCACACGGTGCCGGAGGCGGTAGCGTCGCTGCGGGTTGCGTTGGATGCGGTGAAGGCAGCGGCGGATTCGTTGGGGCTGAAACTGTGGGGTTCGGGTTCGCACCCGTTTTGTGACTTCCGCACGCAGCCTACCAGCGATAAGGGCCATTATTCGGAGATTATTGAGCGCACCCGCTATTGGGGCAATCAAATGCTGATTTGGGGGATTCACACCCATGTGGGTATTTCCGATAAGGAGCGGGTGTGGCCCATCATCAATGCGTTATTGACGAAGTTTCCGCATTTATTGGCGTTGACGGCCAGCTCCCCGGGTTGGGAGGGGATTGATACTGGTTATGCGTCGAATCGGACGATGTTGTATCAGCAGTTGCCGACCGCCGGGTTGCCGTACCAGTTTCAGTCTTGGTCGGAGTGGGAGGACTATATGCGTGACCAGGATCGTTCCGGGGTGATTAATCATACTGGCAGCATGCATTTTGATATTCGCCCGGCGGGAAAGTGGGGGACTGTTGAGGTGCGGATTTGTGACTCCACTTCGAATCTGCGGGAGTTAGCGGCGGCGGTGGCGTTGACGCATTGTTTGGTGGTGCACTATGACCGCATGCTGGATCGGGGGGAGGAGCTGCCGAGTTTGCAGGATTGGCATGTGGCGGAGAATAAGTGGCGGGCGGCTCGTTATGGGTTGGATGCGTTGGTGATTACGTCGCGGGCGACCGAGGAGCGGTTGGTGACGGACGAGTTGCGGGATTTGGTGGCGGAGTTGTCGCCGTTGGCCCGCGAACTTGGTTGCTACGATGAGCTCCAATTGGTGTTGGAGATTATCGACACAGGTGCCGGTTACCAACGTCAGCGGGAGCTGTTTCAGCAGCATGGTTCGTGGTATCCGGCTGTGGATGCGACAATTGCGGAGATGTATCGCTGAGTGCTTGTCGACGCGTTTCCGTGCGGCGTCGGCCGTATTGGCCAAAGATACCGTACACACAGTAGCCGACGATAATCATCAGGCCGGTTCCTAGGTACCAAATATTATTCGGATCCAGGCTGGTTGCGGTGTGGGGGCTCACAAAATACGTCATGTGCGGTGCCAATAGTGCGAATGATGCGATGGTGGTGGCAAATTGCTGCAGGTTGCTTCGGCCGAGATTTCGGGTGAGTAGCGCGAACAGGGGGATGATCCACACCCAGTGGTGGAACCAGGAGAACGGGGACACGAGGCAGGCCCCGATACCGCCCAACACCATGGCCCACCCCATATCGTTGCGTCGTACCGCCAACCAGATGGCCAGGATGACCAGTGCAAACACTATAATCACGGCCACTAACCACCATTGTGGAATGTGGAGGACTCGTTCCATGACGGAGCGGAGCGATTGGGCGCCGGGGTTGGCGTGGATCCCGACCCGGGAGGAGTCTTTAATGGCCCAGGTCCAGAAGCGGGTGGCGTCCGGCACGAATAACCAGCCGATAAACACGGTGAGTAGGAAGGTGCCAATGGTGGTGGCCACGGCCCGCCAGCGGCGTTCGATGATGAAGATGATAATGAAAAACGCTGGTGTGAGCTTTAGCCCGGCGGCCAGCCCCACCCCAACTCCGGCCCACCGGTTTCGGTTTTTCGGCAGGAAGTCGAGGGCTACGAGGAACATGAGGACGAGGTTGATTTGCCCATAGAAGAAGCTGCCGTGGATGGCATCGAAGCCGAGTGATCCTATGGTCAAAAACAGTGCTGGAAGGAATTCCTTATAGATGAGCCATAGGACTATAA contains:
- a CDS encoding N-acetylglutamate synthase, CG3035 family, whose product is MSRIFRSDEVQPGDRVVLRRIAPEMEDKFSDIIGHIVSVTPTETVIRPQDIGGMPSFKNGIVVPAADIKIVKKLSPRTIRNSDIRKLEVAYSKAFPGIEHRQVGQWLLRAGDGITERSNSAAPLGPSALFDPVPVAEIHEFYSRHGLPPLVLIPERIGRVVEKLVERLGPEIIVMARKLGDEVSVEKHAEFRIDTQPDDDWLRLYHFRGKPLPRRALELLRTQIDGEMGFGRLLIDGRTVAITRGTITDGYLGYSAVEVAPEYRRQGLGTQLGNHMLNWGLAHEAHTAYLQVIASNTAGINLYTKLGFLEHHRHRYGLLKNPETS
- a CDS encoding peptide deformylase is translated as MTVRPIVIYGTPVLHQPTAIVTEPIDTLRELIDDMFETMEKAHGVGLAANQIGVGKRIFVYNCPDDEGVIHRGCFINPVLETSDIPEGMPAVDGSDDEGCLSLPGLSFPTGRATWAKVTGLNENGEEVSEEGTGFLARCFQHEVGHLDGFVYADVLQGRWKRAGKKAIKREGWTPDAGLTWMPGVDPDPFGHDDV
- a CDS encoding DUF3263 domain-containing protein; protein product: MSYSVNMLEPIDLLAFEETAPKSIGAKEDAIRTQLGLSPVRYYQRLNIAIDLPEVMAQYPQLTARLRRIRDQRATERTTGLSKETDYA
- a CDS encoding LytR C-terminal domain-containing protein, translated to MPDIQPQRELPLRGVAMILISVALLLAMWGIYSMTGGKSAKVHNAASTDSAAASVAPAQPAAPAGPVTSAPGVPAPSSGAPAPASAPAGAAASGAVAPGAPSGATAGTAGAAGASTSAGDKSAVTVHVLNNSTIQGLAAKAKEQLTRQGYRVGQVGNYSRSVVPQNTVYYTDNEQQARELAEKVGGVAQQRPADLPAETAGPGSLVVVLATSFN
- a CDS encoding glutamate--cysteine ligase; protein product: MQEFHASAQPTLGVEWEVALIDPVTRDLVSRAADVVALVQAEHPEIHLEREFLANTVELVTPVCHTVPEAVASLRVALDAVKAAADSLGLKLWGSGSHPFCDFRTQPTSDKGHYSEIIERTRYWGNQMLIWGIHTHVGISDKERVWPIINALLTKFPHLLALTASSPGWEGIDTGYASNRTMLYQQLPTAGLPYQFQSWSEWEDYMRDQDRSGVINHTGSMHFDIRPAGKWGTVEVRICDSTSNLRELAAAVALTHCLVVHYDRMLDRGEELPSLQDWHVAENKWRAARYGLDALVITSRATEERLVTDELRDLVAELSPLARELGCYDELQLVLEIIDTGAGYQRQRELFQQHGSWYPAVDATIAEMYR
- a CDS encoding glycosyltransferase 87 family protein → MRKMLGTLVPLSIFATWVMVVELYTVPKLLTVFLIDPVDFHIYRLAGEALNHGRSLYSGDFLPGLPFTYPPFAGTLFRVLPLIGPLEGTIMWQGLNALGLLIVLWLIYKEFLPALFLTIGSLGFDAIHGSFFYGQINLVLMFLVALDFLPKNRNRWAGVGVGLAAGLKLTPAFFIIIFIIERRWRAVATTIGTFLLTVFIGWLFVPDATRFWTWAIKDSSRVGIHANPGAQSLRSVMERVLHIPQWWLVAVIIVFALVILAIWLAVRRNDMGWAMVLGGIGACLVSPFSWFHHWVWIIPLFALLTRNLGRSNLQQFATTIASFALLAPHMTYFVSPHTATSLDPNNIWYLGTGLMIIVGYCVYGIFGQYGRRRTETRRQALSDTSPQLSHPQPDTTNHAAETAPADVGNRHLCR